A region from the Canis aureus isolate CA01 chromosome 10, VMU_Caureus_v.1.0, whole genome shotgun sequence genome encodes:
- the LOC144321776 gene encoding olfactory receptor 13C7-like, with amino-acid sequence MGETNQSSVTEFVLLGLSGYPELEAIYFVLVLCMYLVILLGNGVIIIVSVCDTHLHTPMYFFLSNLSFLDICYTSSSIPLFLSSFLTSKKTISFSGCGVQMFLSFAMGATECVLLSMMAFDRYVAICNPLRYPIIMSKTSYVPMAAGSWIAGGVNSVLQTSLAMRLPFCGDNVINHFTCEILAVLKLACADISINIISMVIANMIFLVVPVLFIFVSYVFILSTILKIPSAEGKRKAFSTCSAHLTVVIIFYGTILFMYAKPKAKDSSGADKVQVTDKIISLFYGVVTPMLNPLIYSLRNKDVKEAVKNVLCRKCSSEAM; translated from the coding sequence atggGAGAGACCAATCAGTCTTCTGTGACAGAATTTGTCCTTTTGGGACTTTCTGGCTATCCAGAGCTTGAGGCCATTTACTTTGTGCTGGTACTGTGtatgtacctggtgatcctgctgGGAAATGGAGTCATCATCATTGTAAGTGTCTGTGACACCCACCtgcacacccccatgtacttttTCCTCAGTAACTTATCGTTCTTGGATATTTGCTATACCAGTTCTTCTATTCCCCTATTTCTCAGCAGCTTTTTAACATCAAAGAAAACCATTTCCTTCTCTGGATGTGGAGTgcaaatgtttctttcctttgctaTGGGAGCCACAGAGTGTGTCCTTCTAAGCATGATGGCAtttgaccgctatgtggccatctgtaacCCTCTGAGATACCCCATCATTATGAGCAAGACTTCATATGTGCCCATGGCTGCTGGGTCCTGGATCGCAGGAGGTGTCAATTCTGTGTTGCAAACCTCTCTTGCGATGCGGCTTCCCTTCTGTGGGGATAATGTCATTAATCATTTTACTTGTGAAATCTTGGCTGTCTTAAAATTGGCCTGTGCTGATATCTCCATAAATATCATTAGCATGGTTATTGCTAACATGATTTTTCTTGTGGTCCCagtacttttcatttttgtttcctatgTTTTCATTCTCTCCACTATCCTGAAGATTCCTTCTGCAGAGGGGAAGCGCAAAGCCTTCTCCACCTGCTCTGCCCACCTAACAGTGGTGATTATATTCTATGGAACCATCCTCTTCATGTATGCAAAACCCAAGGCTAAAGACTCATCTGGTGCAGACAAAGTACAAGTCACAGACAAAATCATCTCTCTATTCTATGGAGTCGTGACACCTATGCTCAATCCTCTCATCTATAGTTTGAGGAACAAAGACGTGAAAGAAGCTGTGAAGAATGTACTGTGTCGGAAATGCTCCTCAGAGGCGATGTGA